Proteins encoded in a region of the Sparus aurata chromosome 6, fSpaAur1.1, whole genome shotgun sequence genome:
- the elf3 gene encoding ETS-related transcription factor Elf-3 isoform X2 has translation MSSLCLSSVLTRANLTMYQTGIPDVLPQQPSVLPSINTLQITNPEFSSNISGQTYRQTSPQCWTADNVLDWISDHVESTNFDASTLSLAYCTMDGPTLCQMNRDQMIGVFGLQLGPHLHQNLQEHKTKYDFQSISGQELNETCLLLDNFLDNLNFPLLSTIVIGQAEEAVTKREFDYRDDYDLTSLTMEPMTPLGDTEYLSDNQSDSEYSSSNSGIFGFSSLGSPESGSGESDPEFSYPLISKEHIKTEKGESRLKRPRGRPPKLSREHSSSFYANSKKNKHAPRGTHLWEFIRDILIHPEKNQGLMKWEDRREGVFKFLKSEAVAQMWGQKKKNSSMTYEKLSRAMRYYYKREILERVDGRRLVYKFGKNSSGWKIEEIGMNM, from the exons ATGTCATCACTGTGCCTCAGCAGTGTTCTCACTCGTGCCAACCTCACCATGTATCAGACTGGAATCCCTGATGTCCTGCCACAGCAGCCCAGTGTACTGCCAAGCATCAACACCCTACAGATCACCAACCCAGAGTTCAGCTCCAACATAAGTG GTCAGACGTACCGTCAGACTAGCCCTCAGTGCTGGACAGCAGACAATGTTCTGGATTGGATCAGTGACCATGTAGAAAGCACCAACTTTGATGCAAGCACCTTAAGTCTGGCTTACTGTACCATGGATGGTCCAACCCTCTGCCAGATGAATCGGGATCAGATGATTGGAGTTTTTGGCCTGCAGCTCGGCCCACACCTCCACCAGAATCTGCAGGAACACAAAACCAAATATG ACTTTCAGAGCATATCAGGACAAGAACTGAACGAGACCTGCCTGCTACTAGACAACTTCCTGGACAACCTAAACTTCCCTTTGCTCAGCACCATTGTTATTGGCCAAG CTGAAGAAGCTGTCACTAAGAGAGAGTTTGACTACAGGGATGATTATGACCTGACCAGTTTGACCATGGAGCCCATGACACCTCTGGGAGACACTGAGTACCTGTCTGACAATCAGTCCGACAGCGAGTACAGCTCCTCAAACA GTGGCATATTTGGCTTCTCAAGCCTTGGCTCACCAGAGTCTGGCAGTGGTGAATCAGACCCAGAGTTCTCCTACCCTCTGATTTCAA AGGAGCACATCAAAACAGAGAAAGGAGAGTCTCGACTGAAGCGACCACGGGGGCGACCTCCTAAGCTCAGCAgagagcacagcagcagcttttatgccaattcaaagaaaaacaaacatg CGCCTCGTGGCACTCACCTATGGGAGTTCATCAGGGACATTCTCATCCACCCAGAAAAAAACCAGGGCCTGATGAAGTGGGAAGACCGTCGCGAGGGTGTCTTTAAGTTCCTCAAGTCTGAGGCTGTGGCTCAGATGTGGggtcagaagaagaagaacagcagcATGACATATGAGAAACTCAGTCGTGCCATGAG GTATTACTATAAGAGGGAGATCCTGGAGCGAGTGGATGGCCGGAGGCTCGTTTATAAATTTGGAAAGAACTCCAGCGGCTGGAAGATTGAGGAGATTGGTATGAACATGTGA
- the elf3 gene encoding ETS-related transcription factor Elf-3 isoform X1, translating into MRRSAVSVHIPLFTSSMSSLCLSSVLTRANLTMYQTGIPDVLPQQPSVLPSINTLQITNPEFSSNISGQTYRQTSPQCWTADNVLDWISDHVESTNFDASTLSLAYCTMDGPTLCQMNRDQMIGVFGLQLGPHLHQNLQEHKTKYDFQSISGQELNETCLLLDNFLDNLNFPLLSTIVIGQAEEAVTKREFDYRDDYDLTSLTMEPMTPLGDTEYLSDNQSDSEYSSSNSGIFGFSSLGSPESGSGESDPEFSYPLISKEHIKTEKGESRLKRPRGRPPKLSREHSSSFYANSKKNKHAPRGTHLWEFIRDILIHPEKNQGLMKWEDRREGVFKFLKSEAVAQMWGQKKKNSSMTYEKLSRAMRYYYKREILERVDGRRLVYKFGKNSSGWKIEEIGMNM; encoded by the exons atgaggCGGAGTGCAGTGAGTGTCCACATACCTTTGTTCAC TTCCTCCATGTCATCACTGTGCCTCAGCAGTGTTCTCACTCGTGCCAACCTCACCATGTATCAGACTGGAATCCCTGATGTCCTGCCACAGCAGCCCAGTGTACTGCCAAGCATCAACACCCTACAGATCACCAACCCAGAGTTCAGCTCCAACATAAGTG GTCAGACGTACCGTCAGACTAGCCCTCAGTGCTGGACAGCAGACAATGTTCTGGATTGGATCAGTGACCATGTAGAAAGCACCAACTTTGATGCAAGCACCTTAAGTCTGGCTTACTGTACCATGGATGGTCCAACCCTCTGCCAGATGAATCGGGATCAGATGATTGGAGTTTTTGGCCTGCAGCTCGGCCCACACCTCCACCAGAATCTGCAGGAACACAAAACCAAATATG ACTTTCAGAGCATATCAGGACAAGAACTGAACGAGACCTGCCTGCTACTAGACAACTTCCTGGACAACCTAAACTTCCCTTTGCTCAGCACCATTGTTATTGGCCAAG CTGAAGAAGCTGTCACTAAGAGAGAGTTTGACTACAGGGATGATTATGACCTGACCAGTTTGACCATGGAGCCCATGACACCTCTGGGAGACACTGAGTACCTGTCTGACAATCAGTCCGACAGCGAGTACAGCTCCTCAAACA GTGGCATATTTGGCTTCTCAAGCCTTGGCTCACCAGAGTCTGGCAGTGGTGAATCAGACCCAGAGTTCTCCTACCCTCTGATTTCAA AGGAGCACATCAAAACAGAGAAAGGAGAGTCTCGACTGAAGCGACCACGGGGGCGACCTCCTAAGCTCAGCAgagagcacagcagcagcttttatgccaattcaaagaaaaacaaacatg CGCCTCGTGGCACTCACCTATGGGAGTTCATCAGGGACATTCTCATCCACCCAGAAAAAAACCAGGGCCTGATGAAGTGGGAAGACCGTCGCGAGGGTGTCTTTAAGTTCCTCAAGTCTGAGGCTGTGGCTCAGATGTGGggtcagaagaagaagaacagcagcATGACATATGAGAAACTCAGTCGTGCCATGAG GTATTACTATAAGAGGGAGATCCTGGAGCGAGTGGATGGCCGGAGGCTCGTTTATAAATTTGGAAAGAACTCCAGCGGCTGGAAGATTGAGGAGATTGGTATGAACATGTGA